From Vigna unguiculata cultivar IT97K-499-35 chromosome 5, ASM411807v1, whole genome shotgun sequence, the proteins below share one genomic window:
- the LOC114183880 gene encoding uncharacterized protein LOC114183880: MALTAALSSSLSSAAGIFPRPTKTTPSNTFPSSTTFHHHRHHHHHSFFLRVANDADRSEVSSDTGTKAPSYSEADKMVDGMDFGELCNEFECISSPLVESTARQLARDILEQREGNRALGIFAVSVTYKDPIRSFTGREKYKRALWATGALDNASVTVQEMVMLSTSVLSIKWTIRGKPKSVIGGEDLVLRITSKFTLNQISGQVIEHEEFWDLSASSASAQTFFWTSRALFSAIESVKDLADNAKNLSSKISTKKENLEMYPDPSGDPTKFFQRDDSFQRDAYQIALFLAVIYLVVQFLRTTL; this comes from the exons ATGGCTCTCACTGCcgctctttcttcttctctttcttccgCCGCCGGAATATTCCCTCGCCCCACTAAAACCACACCCTCCAACACTTTCCCCTCCTCCACCACCTTCCACCACCAccgtcaccaccaccaccactctTTCTTCTTGCGAG TTGCAAATGATGCTGATAGGAGTGAAGTTTCATCTGATACTGGAACCAAGGCACCATCATATTCAGAAGCTGATAAGATGGTTGATGGTATGGACTTTGGTGAGCTTTGCAATGAGTTTGAGTGCATCAGCAGCCCCTTGGTAGAATCTACTGCAAGACAACTTGCACGAGATATACTTGAACAAAGGGAGGGAAATCGAGCACTTGGAATCTTTGCTGTTTCTGTCACATACAAG GATCCTATCAGAAGTTTTACTGGTCGTGAGAAGTATAAACGAGCACTATGGGCTACTGGTGCACTAGACAACGCATCTGTG ACTGTGCAGGAAATGGTGATGCTGTCAACCAGTGTTTTGAGTATCAAATGGACAATAAGAGGGAAGCCAAAATCTGTTATTGGAGGAGAAGATTTAGTACTTAGAATTACTTCCAAATTTACTCTTAACCAAATTAGTGGTCAAGTCATTGAGCATGAAGAGTTTTGGGACTTATCAGCTTCATCTGCTAGTGCTCAGACATTTTTCTGGACATCACGTGCTCTCTTCTCTGCTATTGAATCTGTCAAAGACTTGGCAGACAATGCTAAGAATTTGAGTAGTAAAATTTCAACCAAAAAAGAGAACTTGGAGATGTATCCAGATCCTTCAGGAGATCCAACCAAG TTCTTCCAGAGGGATGATAGTTTTCAACGGGATGCATACCAGATTGCACTATTCCTGGCAGTTATTTATTTGGTGGTACAGTTTCTAAGGACAACTTTGTAG
- the LOC114183767 gene encoding aspartic proteinase-like protein 2: MDLKERLAFFLVGLFLLQLFCVANAKLVFPVERKFKGSVENLAAMKDHDAQRRGRFLSAVDIPLGGNGRANSNGLYYTKIGLGSPAKDYYVQVDTGSDILWVNCVGCTTCPRKSGLGMDLTLYDPAQSTTSNLVGCNDDFCTSTYNGPISGCTKDMACPYSITYGDGSTTSGSYIKDYITFDRANGDHSTVPDNSTVIFGCGAKQSGTLSSGSDESLDGIVGLGQSNASVLSQLAAAGKVKRVFSHCLDSYNGGGVFAIGEVVQPKFNKTSLVPKMAHYNVIMKDLEVGGDIIQLPTDIFDFSSGRGTIIDSGTTLAYLPSSVYEQVLDKVLAAQPGMKLYLVEEQFTCFRFDDNVDNGFPNVKFTFEEGLTLTTYPHDYLFLFKENMWCVGWQKSMAQTKDGQEIILLGDLVLSNKLVVYDLENMTIGWTDYNCSSSIKVKDDETGKVYAVSSHDLSSASTVIIGSVLTLLMMLITILSS, encoded by the exons ATGGATCTTAAAGAAAGATTGGCGTTTTTCCTTGTGGGGTTGTTTCTTTTGCAACTTTTTTGTGTTGCCAATGCCAAATTGGTTTTCCCTGTCGAACGCAAATTCAAAGGCTCCGTTGAAAACCTTGCTGCTATGAAAGATCACGATGCTCAGCGCCGAGGAAGGTTTCTCTCTGCCGTTGATATCCCTCTCGGTGGCAATGGTCGTGCCAATTCAAATGG GCTGTATTATACAAAAATTGGGCTTGGCTCTCCCGCGAAGGACTACTATGTGCAAGTTGATACAGGGAGTGATATTCTGTGGGTGAATTGTGTTGGCTGCACAACATGTCCCAGGAAAAGTGGTCTTGGT ATGGACTTAACCCTCTACGACCCTGCACAATCCACAACTTCAAATTTGGTTGGTTGTAACGATGACTTTTGCACTTCCACATATAATGGTCCTATTTCTGGCTGCACAAAAGACATGGCCTGTCCATACAGCATAACTTATGGAGATGGAAGTACAACCTCTGGGTCCTATATTAAGGATTATATTACATTCGACCGAGCCAATGGTGATCACAGTACTGTACCAGATAATAGCACTGTTATTTTTGG GTGTGGAGCTAAACAATCTGGGACACTGAGTTCAGGTTCTGATGAATCCCTTGATGGAATAGTTGGTTTAGGACAATCAAATGCGTCTGTGCTTTCACAACTTGCTGCAGCTGGAAAGGTGAAAAGGGTATTTTCCCACTGTCTTGACAGTTACAATGGAGGAGGAGTGTTTGCCATTGGGGAAGTAGTGCAGccaaaatttaacaaaacttCATTGGTACCAAAAAT GGCACACTACAATGTGATTATGAAGGACTTGGAGGTTGGTGGGGACATTATACAACTCCCCACagatatatttgatttttcaagTGGGAGGGGAACAATTATAGATAGTGGTACCACTCTGGCTTATCTTCCATCCTCAGTTTATGAGCAAGTATTAGACAAG GTTTTGGCTGCTCAGCCTGGAATGAAATTATATCTTGTTGAAGAACAATTTACATGTTTCCGTTTTGATGATAA TGTTGATAATGGATTTCCAAATGTCAAGTTTACGTTTGAGGAGGGACTTACTCTGACAACTTATCCTCATGATTACCTATTCCTGTTTAAA GAAAACATGTGGTGTGTTGGCTGGCAAAAAAGTATGGCACAAACTAAGGATGGACAAGAAATAATTCTTCTTGGAG ATTTGGTGCTGTCAAACAAGTTAGTTGTATATGATCTTGAAAACATGACCATTGGATGGACCGACTACAATT GCTCTTCCAGCATCAAAGTGAAGGATGATGAAACTGGAAAGGTATATGCAGTGAGCTCACATGATCTTTCTTCAGCTTCCACCGTGATAATAGGAAGTGTATTAACGCTCTTAATGATGCTTATTACAATTCTAAGCTCTTAA